The genomic stretch TTCTAGTCATGTGAGACATTAACACATAAATTTGTGTCAAGGAAGTGcttatatagctcaaattgagtaaacaACCAGATTGTTCGACCTCCTCACTTACTTTCTTCTAAACAAAGTtccttttaattcctgtaaaagtacgaagatgtcTCGAATAGCAAAGATCATTctccttctttttttttttttacggcctccgctcgcttcctgtagtcactgctagagcaagctcctgattggtgtATGCGGCAcaaaaatccgccaaagttcagatttttcaactcgcacaAATCACACGTCAACGCTCATTTCACGCAGAACGCGCCATCCGAGCATTCCGCACCACGCACCGCATTTTTGCACCGTaggatgcctattcgcgtctttgcgttgacttaacatgtaaatgacTTACGCTTGCCACCTCTTCCACGTCTGGTATAAATGCACCATAAAACCACATGCACTCTGGGGAAGAGTGCAAAtaaccaaagacttattttacaccTGAAAAAATCTCATAAAATTACCCCTTTAACACTTTTGTGAGTCAAATAAACTCTGGCCaagtgttaatttttttatattttgacagtGATAAGTGTGGAGCTGTACAAACTTTAAAGTGTACTTAAAACACTGGACTTTTTGCTGTGAAAATCAAGTTAAATggtttaacttatttttaagtaaaattttgactaatttgggtaaaaatgtgttttctataccaagaaagtgacaagatgaaaaccacttttTTCCTGTTACAAACCCAGATAGCAAGCACATCTGGGCCACTTTAGGCAAAGATGCGGCACTGCTGGTCTTCCTATGGCCCGAATAAAAGGGATGTGAACCTAAAGTGGCTCACATGTAAAATAGCAAAAATGGGCCAAATATATCAAATCACATGTGGGCCTTCAAAAGGCAAAGATGCGTTGCCCACGGCAACATGTCATCTGAATATGAACCGAAAGTGGCCCATCTGACAAATAGTGAATATGGCCCAAATATCAAACAACAAATATGGGCCACCTTTGGCAAAAATGCTGCACAACAGACATGGCCTAATCTTGGAATAAACCAAATGTGGCCCGAAATGTGGttaattgtcaccatggttgagattcatactctgattgtGGCATCACTTGCTCGTGGATTACATGTGTCATATCATTTATTTGACTAGTGGTATATACTGATTAACagttaatggcattaatcaaaacacttacttacttgctaaacttttttgacagcgatcagctgtaaaatgttttggctcTGCTTGATTTTCAAtaacttcgagtaaaataatggaaggtttttcataagatcctctgcggtcaatgtgttagcatgacagaagcttgatgctgtcttgTTATAACAAACAACAGCTGGCGTCTTTCCATTGCTCGAGTGCATCTCACaaaaattattcgattttgatggcttatgtttcttccccaccacagaaaaccaccacaggtttatcaatgctatgaAAGTTactattttgtttgtttgttgatcacgaagtacaaagtagatgaggaaaactaggattctgtgtgtacgcgccgccattgttgtttacattgtgtggaatggtgcgctgcgATTTGTTGAGCCGATTTATTGTATTCTGCAAAGAAGGGCTGGCGTTATTGCATTTTGGGAccaaagggagaaaagatgacagaataacacagcatTTAAAATCCTATCACAGGATTTTGCGTTAAataaagaatttactttttaatactgacctgatacaatactgattttggtggtaacaattttttttaatgctgtttatcgcgttttggaaccaaactctttatatgttgatttgacaaaaatttaCACAAagtgataaaaaaacattttgcatgtttttgcagatGTAAATTTCATGTgaggttttttttacaaaagtgtTTGAACTCAGTGAAGCTGGTGTAAATGTTCAAAATGACTGAATAAGCTCAAATAAACAAGTGTGCCTGTGGTTAAAAGGTCTCTAAGGTTTTTCCCACTGTCAGGTGTCTCTGTTAATGCCATACATCAGTGTTCTTCTGCTGCTTCAGTTCGGCCCACAACTACTGTATGGAGATGAATCTCAGAACTGTGGACCTAAAGGAGAGAAGGGAGAACGAGGTGAATGAGTGAATAAATGCCTGATGTGATTGAGTCGGTACGTAACAGAATGTGTAACACAGAGAGCTGgagaatgatttttttttgtactcAGGAGTGCAGGGACCACCTGGTAATGCAGGACCACCTGGACCACAAGGATCTAAAGGAGATACAGGTGAACTGGTATTAAACATTAGTTACTGTATATTAGGTTATTGTATGTAATGAGATTCTATAGTTCAGACTAAAAGATTTTTGGGTCAAGTAAGATAATTTACTGCCTTTACCACCAATTTTATCTAGATGGTAAATTTaatggtttgatgctgtttatATGTCAAGCAATTCATAACATCAAACAAACTTAAATTCATGTTTTTGGGGGACAAACATGTTTCACCTGAGAGTGAGTTATATGATTATACCATCATATGAATTTCAGCCAATAAGAATAACTTAATAATTCTGCTATCAGGGCTTTCTGGAGGCGACGTCATGTCCAAGCCAAATGCAAATGTGGCCATGATTCCCACTGGACCTAAAGGAGAGAAGGGGGATCCAGGTTAGTGTGAGAGTGTATAAGCACAGGGATATGGACAGTGATTGTTGTGATGAAGAGAGATGGAGAAGGTTTAGTTTTTTACAACTATCTTACTTCCATAGGCTTTCCTGGTCCAGCTGGTAGGCCTGGCTATCCTGGCATACCTGGACTTCCTGGCTCAAAGGGGGATCCAGGTTAGTGTGAGAGTGAATAAGCACAGGGATGTGGACAATGATTGTTGTAATCAAGAGAGATGGAGAAGGTTTAGTTTTTTACAACTATCTTACTTCCATAGGCTTTCCTGGCATTCCTGGTCCAGTCGGTAGGCCTGGCTTTCCTGGACCTTCTGGCCCGAAGGGGCAACAAGGTATTATAAATCATATGAAGTTATTATAATTAGTTTTTATATTCACAacttaagtaaaaaatagacatTATGGAGCATGTTTCATTCAGTAGAGTTGCTTGACTATAATGAAAATGTGTAAATTGAAGTAATTATTCTGTTTTCAGGGAGTCCTGGAAGTGACGTCACGTCCCTACAATCTCAGATGCATGATCTCTCTGCTAAGATTGCCATGATAGAGAAAGTTGCTAGTTTTGATGCATTCAGAAAGGTTGGACAGAAATATTTTGTTTATGATggctttgtagaaagcattgATAAGGGGATTCAATACTGCAAAGAATTTGGTGGAGCAATTGCTTTGCCAAGAAATGCTGATGAAAATAAGGCTTTGGTAAAAGTATCAGTGGCCAGTGGTTTAGATGATCTAAACAGGTATCCATATATTGGAGCCACAGACAGAGATAAAGAAGGACAGTTTGTAGACATTAATGGAAAACCCTTGACTTTTACCAACTGGGATTCAGGTCAGCCTGATGATTATAAAAGTGTACAAGACTGTAGTGTTCTCAGAGTGGGGACTGGTTTTTGGGATGATACTGACTGTGATAAACGTCCTATCATATGTGAAATAGAAATCAAATAATGTGCCTCATTCAGGATATAAGTAACTAAACAAATTTGTGGTATTATTACACAATTAGAAATCTGTCTGTCAACAATTCTACCATGAATAACATTACAGTTAAATAATCAAGTACTAACTCTCAATTATTCATTATAAAATTGTATTACCAGTTTAATTAAAGAGATGTTATGTTCGTGTGAGATTTTTATAATagtcaaacaaaataaaagcctcATAATAGCCGGCTTCACATTTCTtgttgtttttatcatttactgtACAGTGTATTGTTTTTTACATCATGCACACTGAATAATTGTAAAATACTGACAACATGGACCATAACACCAACTCCATGACCCGTTTGCACAGTTTTTTAGTTTCAACCACATGACAAACAATGCCAAGAATTTGTGAAATCCAGACTCCATGCTCcaacataaaacaaaacaagaacACATAGGACCATGAAACCTTAAAggtcacactgtaaaaaaacaactgTGATTGCCAGAAAAGTTTTATGGAgtaaaattttttatattttacaaataTAACCTGTATAAAGAATGTAAACAACCAGTGGTGGCCAGTGACGTTTTTTCAAGGGTGCACAATGCGAAGCTCcccacaacatgtatttagccagTCAGAAAAAGTTAAGTTCATGTATttacaacatgtatttagtatttagttCCCTTTCactacggttcacttcgcattgtgtcagttgctgacgctatgggggaaactcctgtttagtccgcgattgaagcctattggttaacatctgtagaaaatacagaccaatgacgtttgagcccgtgCGGGGCATGGTACACGTCTTTATAAAAGTCCGGGATCAAGCGTCAAGAGCTCACtatttttctccttcagcgcgaaccttctcgctgctccgaagaagaagcccttactcgccgtcgatctgagcactgcagcggactactacacaccagcgtgttcccctgcccCTTTCCGGTTGAGTataaaagagcgaattccattCTAAAAGAGCAGTAGCGTGTTGAGATAATGCCGCTTCGGCACTGTGGCTCatgccgagcccctttgcctgtggaggaCCTCCACAACGAGTGCGTTCTCTGCACAGTAAAATCCCcagtattacagttttttttcgattgctaaacgacagtgggcacaactggagtcacatgtgcaaaactctaactacagtctgcacagcagcagttcatgtggaccaaactctagttcgtttttcattggttaaacacagttttcaaaactttacacactaatcccatgactttaaccacaacctgcacaacactgtggatttacagcactttgttcaaatgctaacacactgctgtcaaaactgtgaaccacacattcaaaacagaattgatttcagccttgtgcctttcaaacactgctgatagcaattttatataaatataaattccaatttcatatatataaaatattacctTTCATATAAATATGATATATATATGGCCTGATGCTATAGAGAGAAGCAGGATTAGCCCCTCAATTATTTGTTTGAattacagtatgtacttttagtttctaccttttttctcattactgtaattccgtaaattactCCAGACtgtgctaattttcatttaccttaaagaattgttctgttttacagtaaaacgtttggcccattctctttgtaaagaatcgactcaaaagactcatttatttgcaacactttgtaaggaatcgactcaaacgagtcattaatttgcgaatgcgccagaaacacaagatagcaatttaaaaataaaatacaaatttcgtaattaattaaaatacagtaatgaaggaacgctgcatagtgtaaactaagtaaaagtacaatttatttttttccacctcggaagggcaacttgagtcgagaagggcatatgggcagttgcccgggcaacatgagcaacccccctgtgcacgtccctgctctaacgttcagacaacacaaaaacgttcttagaccgtcaagaaaactggacactttcagggaacgttatTAGAAATTACCTTTATAAATTACGTTACCTTTTgttaccgcctttactgacaTAGAAACCACATGTTTacagtgtcgtggacaaataatactgcccccttaatctgaactatccaaccactgcactgccatttagtgcaattAGGGGGAGGCTGCAGACCTGGAGCCGGAAGATCTAAGCCCCTGGAAGTTTTACCCCCCTGGCAGTTTTACGCCCCTGTTGTTCCTCATGCGTCCAGTAGGGGGAGGCTGTATTTTAGTATATGAGCCTAGTCCTATATCAGAACAGCAAAACGTATGATGGCAGCAGACCTTCTTGAAGCGATACGAATTGAGGTATGACCAATTCATGACCAGACCTACTGTCTGTGGTTCCGTAGTGTGCAGACTGCAGTGTACACTTTAAGTTTATACAATATACGCTTAAATGTgtaatattacagtttttttcgattgctaaacgacagtgggcacaactggagctacatgtgcaaaactctaactacagtctgcactaccaaaagtcacctgagcacaactcttaacatatggctcaaaacagctccgtgcagccaaacactaaacacaaccctcactgagataacacacactgtcactcacaacacactgagaggaaaaacactaacatcaaacaccaatacacaaaatactaactttatatctttacagttttaacaatttcagtgatgtcacaccaagtaatgttttctttaaagaatgatttatttattgatttatcacaatattttttttagaacatcataattttttagggtaaatgaaaattagcagtttgcttcagttgtctgtagtaatttacggaattacagtaatgagaaaaaaggtagaaacttaaagtacatgaaaggtaatattatatataaatgaaatatatatatgaaattggaatttatatttatatgaaattgcaatcagcagtgtttgaaaggcacaatgctgaaatcaattgtgttttgaatgtgtgattcACAGTTTTGAAAACAGTGTGTTatcatttgaacaaagtgctgtaaatccacagtgttgtgcaggttgtgattaaagtcatggaataagtgtgttaagttttgaaaactgtgttcaagcaatgaaaaacgaactagagtttggtccacatgaactgctgctgtgcagactgtagttagagttttgcacatgtgactccagttgtgcccactggcgtttagcaatcgaaaaaaactgtaaataggCTAGTATCCCCCCACTGGACGCATGAGGAACAACAGGGGCACAAAACTGCCAGGGGCGTAAAACTGCCAGGGGCGTAGATCTACCGGCTCCAGGTCTGCAGCCTCCGCATATAGTTTAGTGcagatagaaagagagagagaaaaaaataattgacagcacaattgagtttgaattgcatcaaaccaccaccattgtgatcagtgtttgcatttcatcagctcatttgcattttatagaACACATCCACACCTACAAAGCAAGAAGTCCTTGCTGCAGCTTGCAGCGCGATGACGTAGTGGATGTTCAAACACGCATGCGCGGTGAATATAAATCCAAATCCAGTACGTACTACATAGTGGATGCTGTAATACACATGCTCGGTTGTGTGTATTTGAacacaaacataaacacatttgcCGTGATAATGCCATGTTTTCGCGTGTTCAGTGCAGTTATTAtcacataatatatatatatatatatatatatatatatatatatatatatatatatatatatatatatatatatatatatatatatatatatatatatattcaagttATTTACTGTTAAATCGAAACAAAAATAACgtcatttatttaaaggggtcatattatgaatttttttaaaatgtaaaataaatttttggtgtccctagagtgtgtatgtgaagttttagctcaaaatactccacagataatttattatagcatgataAAATTGCTcatttgtaggcctgagcaaaagtgtgccgtttttgggtgtgtcctttaaaatgcaaat from Paramisgurnus dabryanus chromosome 6, PD_genome_1.1, whole genome shotgun sequence encodes the following:
- the LOC135767048 gene encoding uncharacterized protein: MVSLLMPYISVLLLLQFGPQLLYGDESQNCGPKGEKGERGVQGPPGNAGPPGPQGSKGDTGLSGGDVMSKPNANVAMIPTGPKGEKGDPGFPGPAGRPGYPGIPGLPGSKGDPGFPGIPGPVGRPGFPGPSGPKGQQGSPGSDVTSLQSQMHDLSAKIAMIEKVASFDAFRKVGQKYFVYDGFVESIDKGIQYCKEFGGAIALPRNADENKALVKVSVASGLDDLNRYPYIGATDRDKEGQFVDINGKPLTFTNWDSGQPDDYKSVQDCSVLRVGTGFWDDTDCDKRPIICEIEIK